The Populus alba chromosome 4, ASM523922v2, whole genome shotgun sequence genome contains a region encoding:
- the LOC118030285 gene encoding helicase SEN1, whose translation MDKRIDRVKWEKVKGRGLLDSVFSWSVEDVLNEDLYKDQVEKIPNSFKSTAHYMKAFIPPLHVETHADLLSSTESLAEAPTCRILRVRKSKDYKPPKDLFYEISVEETRDGYVPWIGDLIALTNVQLKCIDDLRKTQQSYHVAFVHSVKGGNRLTPSILSSKPIVDEEGLKKGTLFAVHLINLTTNLRIWRSLNLELEGRNLNIIKKVLQNNFNDGGNCSICSSSKNSDAASARIRDILQSLNLNSSQEAAVLSCIDTARCCHHYSVKLVQGPPGTGKTKTASCLLHSLLRMKCRTLVCAPTNIAVVEVAARVVSTVADVVGYETYGMGDIILFGNQERMKVDGDQNDLLHVFLDHRADILEKSFDPSTGWKHSLASLISLLEDSEAQYHLYLQDNMGKEGLLTSERFVWKRFNSSGKELKFCIVNLYTHLPTTLISLEVMRIMTRALDLMTSLETLLLSLSAANEDEQRKLQNRIKSRNEKRECLNTLRLLSLKFQVPEFADKNAIEKFCLSNACLLFCTVSSSARLHSIRMTPLHCLVIDEAAQLKECESTIPLQLSGLHHAILIGDERQLPAIVNSKISEKAGFGRSLFERLVKLGCKSHLLNIQYRMHPSISLFPNTEFYGSQVLDGQNVKETGYRRRFLQGDMFEPYSFINIAHGKEEFVERQSFKNTVEAAAAADIVGRLFKDINGTGKKISIGIISPYLAQVHAIQEKIGKFISDPDSAFSVSVGTVDGFQGGEEDLIIISTVRSNENGSVGFVSNPQRANVALTRARFCLWILGNEATLVKSGSIWKKIVNDAKHRRCFYNAEEDESLAQAITESLIEHGRLDVLLQPHSPLFRNARWMVFFSDDFRRSVARIRNVRICKEVLSLLAKLSNGWRQHQSRKKRSQVVHNGISSPLIEQYNVSGQLNMIWTVDILQENSFCIQVLKVWDILPSSDIPKLASRLDTFFRNYTEEQMNRCLYKCMEGNLVVPMRWTVDSSSDRQGSGGEADAVQLPKSLASICLDIEPSTTGKAARKQWRLKRN comes from the exons ATGGACAAGAGAATTGATCGTGTGAAGTGGGAAAAGGTCAAGGGTAGAGGGTTACTAGATTCAGTGTTTTCTTGGTCTGTTGAAGATGTGCTCAATGAGGATCTTTACAAAGACCAG GTGGAGAAGATCCCAAACTCTTTCAAGTCAACAGCTCATTACATGAAAGCATTCATTCCACCCCTACATGTGGAAACACATGCTGATTTGCTTTCAAGTACAGAATCACTGGCAGAAGCACCAACTTGTAGAATACTGCGTGTTAGAAAATCCAAGGATTATAAGCCACCTAAAGACTTGTTTTACGAAATTTCGGTGGAAGAAACCAGAGATGGATATGTGCCTTGGATTGGGGATCTTATAGCCCTGACAAATGTGCAACTGAAGTGCATTGATGATTTAAGGAAGACCCAGCAATCCTATCATGTTGCTTTCGTTCATTCCGTGAAAGGGGGAAATCGTTTGACACCCTCGATTCTGTCTTCGAAGCCCATAGTGGATGAAGAAGGCTTGAAGAAGGGAACGCTCTTTGCTGTTCATTTGATAAATCTGACGACAAATTTGCGTATATGGAGATCGTTGAACTTGGAACTCGAAGGGAGGAACTTGAACATTATTAAGAAAGTGCTGCAAAATAACTTCAAT GATGGTGGAAATTGTAGTATCTGCTCTTCTAGTAAAAATAGTGATGCTGCCTCTGCCAGGataagggatatattacagtcTCTTAATTTAAACAGCTCGCAAGAAGCTGCGGTTTTAAGCTGTATTGACACAGCCAGATGCTGTCATCATTATTCTGTCAAATTAGTACAGGGTCCTCCAGGAACTGGAAAAACAAAGACAGCTAGTTGCTTATTACACTCACTATTAAGAATGAAATGCAGAACACTTGTATGTGCTCCAACTAACATTGCAGTGGTAGAAGTTGCAGCTCGTGTCGTGAGTACAGTTGCCGATGTAGTTGGATATGAAACTTATGGCATGGGAGACATAATTCTGTTTGGGAATCAGGAGCGAATGAAGGTTGATGGTGATCAGAATGACCTTCTTCATGTATTTCTTGATCATCGTGCTGATATACTTGAGAAGAGCTTTGATCCATCAACTGGCTGGAAACACAGTTTAGCTTCATTGATAAGTTTACTTGAAGACTCTGAAGCGCAATACCATTTGTACCTGCAGGATAACATGGGAAAGGAAGGACTTTTGACTAGTGAGCGATTCGTATGGAAAAGATTTAATTCCTCCGGAAAGGAATTAAAGTTCTGCATTGTGAATTTGTATACACACTTACCGACTACTTTGATTTCATTAGAAGTGATGAGGATCATGACCAGAGCTCTTGATTTGATGACATCACTTGAAACCTTGTTGCTTAGTCTCAGTGCTGCCAATGAAGATgaacaaagaaaacttcaaaatcGTATAAAGTCGAGAAATGAAAAAAGGGAGTGCCTCAATACTCTACGCTTACTTTCTCTAAAATTTCAGGTTCCAGAATTTGCTGATAAAAATGCTATTGAGAAGTTCTGCTTATCAAATGCATGCCTGCTTTTCTGTACCGTGTCAAGCTCTGCCAGGCTGCATAGTATAAGAATGACACCTCTGCATTGCTTGGTGATCGACGAAGCTGCTCAGCTCAAAGAATGTGAATCAACCATCCCCTTACAGCTCTCCGGCCTTCACCATGCTATTCTCATAGGAGATGAACGGCAACTGCCTGCCATCGTTAATAGCAAG ATTTCTGAGAAGGCTGGTTTTGGTAGAAGCTTGTTTGAGAGGCTCGTAAAGCTGGGATGCAAGAGCCATCTTCTAAACATTCAATATCGAATGCATCCATCAATAAGCTTATTTCCGAATACAGAGTTCTACGGAAGCCAGGTTTTGGATGGGCAGAACGTCAAAGAAACTGGCTACAGGAGACGGTTCCTGCAAGGAGACATGTTTGAACCCTACTCTTTCATAAATATAGCCCATGGAAAAGAGGAATTTGTCGAGAGACAGAGTTTCAAAAATACAGTcgaggctgctgctgctgctgatatAGTTGGGAGACTTTTCAAAG ATATTAATGGCACTGGGAAGAAGATTAGCATAGGTATCATATCACCATACCTGGCTCAAGTTCATGCAATTCAAGAGAAGATTGGGAAATTCATTTCAGACCCTGACAGTGCCTTTTCTGTAAGTGTTGGCACGGTTGATGGTTTTCAGGGAGGAGAGGAGGATCTGATAATTATCTCTACTGTTCGAAGCAATGAGAACGGATCGGTGGGTTTTGTTTCGAATCCTCAACGAGCAAATGTGGCGCTGACTCGTGCAAG GTTTTGCCTCTGGATTTTAGGAAATGAAGCAACTTTAGTTAAGAGCGGCTCTATTTGGAAGAAGATAGTCAACGATGCGAAGCATCGGCGATGCTTCTATAACGCTGAAGAGGATGAGAGTTTGGCTCAGGCTATTACAGAAAGCTTGATCGAGCATGGCCGACTTGATGTTCTACTACAACCTCACTCCCCATTGTTCCGGAATGCAAGATGGATG GTTTTTTTCAGTGATGATTTTCGGAGATCCGTGGCGAGAATCAGAAATGTCAGAATCTGTAAGGAAGTGCTTTCCCTATTAGCCAAGCTTTCAAATGGTTGGCGTCAGCATCAATCTCGCAAGAAGAGAAGCCAAGTGGTTCACAATGGCATTTCTTCTCCACTGATAGAGCAGTATAATGTTAGTGGACAGCTAAATATGATCTGGACTGTGGACATTCTGCAGGAAAACTCATTCTGCATTCAAGTTTTGAAGGTTTGGGATATTTTACCATCATCTGATATACCAAAACTAGCATCGCGTCTCGACACCTTTTTTCGGAATTACACGGAGGAGCAGATGAATCGCTGCTTATACAAATGCATGGAGGG GAATTTGGTTGTTCCAATGAGATGGACAGTGGACTCGTCTAGTGATCGTCAGGGCAGCGGCGGCGAAGCCGATGCCGTGCAGCTGCCTAAATCACTTGCGTCAAtctgtctagatattgaaccAAGCACAACGGGTAAAGCTGCTAG AAAACAATGGAGGCTCAAAAGGAATTAG
- the LOC118030314 gene encoding putative disease resistance protein RGA1, whose protein sequence is MEEFATDIAKSLLGKLGSSAIKELCLAWGLEAELAPLEEKLLAINAVLMDAEKKQSQNEKIRFWLQKLRGFMYDAEDALDGFECEDLRRQVVKTTGSCSRKLRRFFSSSNKLAFRFKMGHKIKDLNERLAEIESLKSLLGLTEQTGDHSSVLPEEISEMKQSFESFSGLIGRDEDKECIINVLGEPFKVYDDHPFVIPIVGMGGLGKTALAKSVYDDGSVDAIFELKMQACVSDGFAVKQVMQKMIKSATGERCNDLEEVELKAKLEAILHGRKYLLILDDVWNEDSQKWLLLKPILSKGALGSKIIVTTRSKRVAQIMGSAGAHELSLLDQKDCLSLFYKCAFKERQKEQHPNLVEIGKEIVGKCKQIPLAVINLGTQLYGITDEREWTLVRDSETWEEKEDGILPALKISYQRLSNHLKRCLLYCSIFPKDYYFTDAILVQFWMAQGLVHQSSHPSENLEDVGIRYVRELISKCFFQDVDDLFFVLSFKMHDLVHDLASSLAQNECSILRSNNHQVFKTARHLSVVDSNSFFQALPKFPNEIERVRTLVFVTSLEEPSCRTDFEKCLSGFKHLRSLELMDACEFLPDRIGSLKELRYLNLLDNSKLKRFPKSIFKLQNLQALILGDGLEELPTDVRYLISLRLLFLTTKQKRLLEGGVGRLGSLQILSIFDCENLEYLCEDMQGLKSLRKLCIVECKNLISLPRSMKYLTTLEYLSILLCEKLDLMTIEEEQEEGFKPLNLQTLYFITLPATRAVPKQFLQGSAGSLQTFAIGDCPNIIELPECTGNLKKLQKLEIWMCPSLSERCQRETGEDWPKIAHVPQIEVDHIQWKTSFTRARRASCVLLAQIFYNSELLAVIGLKLDVSVLFRSSSFDFLSCLFVAGYLITFLQLLC, encoded by the exons atggaagaatTTGCAACCGACATTGCGAAATCCCTTTTAGGGAAGTTGGGCTCTTCTGCAATTAAAGAACTTTGTCTGGCATGGGGACTCGAAGCTGAACTTGCACCTCTTGAAGAGAAATTGTTAGCCATCAATGCAGTTTTGATGGATGCCGAGAAGAAACAGTCTCAGAATGAGAAGATTCGGTTCTGGCTTCAGAAGCTCCGAGGATTCATGTATGATGCAGAGGACGCACTGGATGGATTTGAGTGTGAAGATTTGAGAAGGCAAGTGGTGAAAACTACAGGGAGCTGTAGCAGAAAGCTACGCCGCTTCTTTTCAAGTTCTAACAAGCTTGCATTCCGTTTTAAAATGGGTCATAAAATAAAGGACCTCAACGAAAGGCTAGCCGAGATTGAATCTCTGAAGTCTCTGCTTGGCCTCACCGAGCAGACTGGTGATCATAGCTCTGTCTTGCCTGAGGAGATATCAGAGATGAAACAATCCTTTGAGAGCTTTTCCGGTCTTATTGGAAGAGACGAAGACAAGGAATGCATCATCAACGTCTTAGGAGAACCTTTCAAGGTTTATGACGATCATCCCTTTGTCATTCCAATAGTTGGAATGGGTGGTTTGGGGAAGACTGCTCTTGCCAAATCGGTGTATGATGATGGAAGCGTGGATGCCATTTTTGAGCTGAAGATGCAGGCATGTGTTTCAGATGGATTTGCTGTCAAACAAGTGATGCAAAAGATGATCAAATCTGCAACTGGGGAAAGATGTAACGACTTGGAAGAGGTTGAACTAAAAGCAAAACTAGAAGCGATTTTGCATGGTAGGAAATACTTGCTTATTTTAGATGATGTTTGGAACGAAGACTCCCAGAAGTGGCTCTTGCTGAAGCCTATATTATCAAAAGGTGCACTTGGAAGTAAGATCATAGTGACCACCAGAAGTAAACGTGTTGCACAGATTATGGGTTCTGCTGGCGCGCACGAGTTAAGTCTTCTTGATCAAAAGGATTGCCTGTCTTTGTTTTACAAGTGTGCATTTAAGGAAAGGCAGAAGGAGCAACATCCAAATTTGGTAGAAATTGGGAAAGAAATAGTGGGAAAATGCAAGCAAATTCCTCTGGCAGTAATCAACTTGGGAACTCAACTTTATGGTATAACTGATGAAAGGGAGTGGACACTGGTAAGAGATAGTGAGACCTGGGAAGAGAAGGAGGATGGTATTTTACCTGCTTTGAAAATAAGCTATCAACGACTCTCAAATCACTTGAAAAGATGCTTGCTTTATTGCTCGATCTTTCCAAAAGATTATTACTTCACGGATGCCATATTGGTGCAGTTTTGGATGGCACAAGGACTGGTTCATCAATCATCACATCCAAGTGAAAACTTGGAAGATGTTGGGATTCGCTATGTGCGTGAGTTGATCTCAAAATGTTTCTTCCAAGATGTTGACgatttgttttttgtacttAGCTttaaaatgcatgatttagTGCATGATCTTGCATCATCATTGGCTCAAAATGAATGTTCAATCCTACGCTCAAATAACCACCAAGTTTTCAAAACTGCCAGACATTTATCAGTTGTTGACTCTAACTCTTTTTTCCAAGCTCTTCCTAAGTTCCCAAATGAGATAGAGCGTGTGAGAACGCTTGTTTTTGTAACCAGTCTAGAGGAACCTAGTTGCAGAACGGACTTCGAGAAATGTTTGTCAGGATTTAAGCATTTGCGGTCTCTGGAACTAATGGATGCCTGTGAATTTCTGCCGGATAGGATTGGCTCCCTGAAAGAGTTGAGATATCTGAATTTGCTTGATAATTCAAAGCTGAAAAGATTcccaaaatctattttcaagTTACAAAATTTGCAGGCTCTGATTCTAGGTGATGGATTGGAAGAGCTGCCAACGGATGTGAGGTACTTGATCAGCCTTAGATTGTTATTTCTAACCACCAAGCAGAAGCGGTTGCTAGAAGGTGGAGTTGGGCGCTTGGGGAGTCTTCAAATTTTATCGATTTTTGACTGTGAAAATCTTGAATATTTGTGTGAAGATATGCAAGGTCTTAAAAGTCTTCGGAAATTATGCATTGTAGAGTGTAAAAACTTGATCTCTTTGCCACGAAGTATGAAATACCTAACTACACTTGAGTATTTGAGTATTCTGTTATGTGAAAAGCTTGATCTGATGACAATAGAGGAAGAGCAAGAGGAGGGATTTAAGCCACTTAACCTTCAGACTCTATATTTTATAACGTTACCAGCAACGCGAGCAGTACCAAAACAGTTTCTTCAAGGATCTGCAGGCTCCTTACAAACATTTGCAATCGGAGACTGTCCAAACATCATAGAATTGCCAGAGTGCACCGGCAATCTGAAGAAACTTCAAAAGCTTGAGATCTGGATGTGTCCAAGTCTGAGCGAAAGGTGCCAAAGGGAAACAGGAGAAGATTGGCCCAAGATTGCTCATGTCCCTCAGATTGAAGTTGACCAT ATTCAATGGAAAACCAGCTTTACCAGAGCAAGAAGAGCGAGCTG TGTCTTGTTGGCTCAGATCTTCTACAATAGTGAGCTCCTTGCGGTCATTGGCTTGAAGCTGGATGTTTCTGTCTTGTTTAGATCCTCGAGCTTTGATTTTCTTAGCTGCCTGTTTGTGGCTGGTTATCTGATTACTTTCTTGCAGCTATTGTGCTAA
- the LOC118030284 gene encoding kinetochore-associated protein KNL-2 homolog, translating to MTTEAATSSFQKTVLLHDWWLIKAEQEFQGNKIAVAGLTSPEKKPVRVFHSAAISKRYDVFTLQTADGVNVLLQGYINRKLTVENGFSSQVFRHFCFGFPPDWEECGTKFLNSNCESVAEPPVSQNECRPIFLSLPVDDGVNNLKNDDSENLSPLSSCRVNDVSWVKDSVVVSAKPSGHHVDVALSSEKIGSKKSKTRSFGKLMAKSSSSLEIISTKNDASGECSALTDYNVGNITKSNFDQTRSVRTSGVVLAVSLELISSLKKEKRENEGNKDGLKSGSDFSSPSLPQGPQVMLRCIENNTTQGPSLSRSPIRGDSDILNQSEKCLVENSVFSSMRSGAEANIISPSKEETETLDANLIDSGQRKSTASVTNLTNIPIQKSVSGHSVRYKAKRLISIEGKPKRNSGTTLDIAQAMLRASRKMNTLSGNSKSKEKKETIAVEKGGLSMKQARRKVIFDADIREMTTCIHSPESLNLKRSRSGRLLLPTLDFWRNQIPVYDENRNITGVQEELGVVEPSRGVESKTQKSKRE from the exons ATGACTACCGAAGCCGCCACCTCATCTTTCCAGAAAACA gtGTTGTTACATGATTGGTGGTTGATCAAAGCCGAGCAGGAGTTCCAAGGGAATAAAATTGCTGTTGCCGGCTTAACTTCTCCTga gaaAAAACCTGTTCGTGTGTTTCACTCAGCAGCAATTAGCAAAAGATATGATGTTTTCACTCTTCAGACAGCTGATGGCGTCAATGTTCTTCTCCAAGGTTACATTAACAGGAAACTCACTGTTGAAAATGGGTTTTCctctcag GTCTTTCGGCATTTCTGTTTCGGCTTTCCTCCTGATTGGGAAGAATGTGGAACCAAGTTTCTGAATAGTAACTGTGAAAGCGTGGCAGAGCCTCCGGTGTCTCAAAATGAATGCCGGCCTATTTTCTTATCATTGCCAGTAGATGATGGTGTTAATAATTTGAAGAATGATGACTCAGAGAATCTTTCACCACTATCAAGTTGTCGTGTAAATGATGTAAGTTGGGTGAAAGATAGTGTGGTGGTATCAGCAAAACCTTCTGGTCACCATGTGGATGTGGCACTATCTTCTGAAAAGATAGGCAGCAAGAAAAGCAAAACCAGGTCCTTTGGAAAGTTGATGGCTAAAAGTTCAAGTAGTTTAGAAATAATCAGCACCAAGAATGATGCCTCGGGGGAATGCTCAGCACTCACGGATTATAATGTGGGCAATATCACTAAATCAAACTTTGACCAGACACGGTCTGTTAGAACTTCAGGTGTGGTACTGGCTGTATCCTTAGAACTGATCTCGAGtttaaagaaagagaaaagggaaaatGAGGGAAACAAGGATGGACTGAAGAGTGGAAGTGATTTCTCAAGTCCATCTTTGCCTCAAGGCCCTCAGGTTATGCTAAGATGCATTGAAAATAATACTACACAAGGGCCGTCTCTTTCTAGATCTCCGATTCGGGGAGATTCTGATATTTTAAATCAATCTGAAAAATGTCTCGTGGAAAACTCTGTGTTTTCCAGCATGCGGTCAGGTGCGGAAGCAAATATCATTAGTCCATCCAAGGAAGAAACGGAGACATTGGATGCTAATCTCATTGATTCTGGACAAAGGAAAAGCACTGCCTCTGTGACAAATTTGACAAATataccgatacagaaatcggtcTCTGGACATTCAGTGAGGTACAAAGCCAAAAGGTTGATATCAATTGAAGGTAAACCGAAGAGAAATTCAGGCACAACTCTTGATATAGCACAGGCAATGTTGAGAGCTTCAAGAAAGATGAATACACTGTCAGGAAATTCAAAAagtaaagagaagaaagaaacaatagCTGTTGAGAAAGGAGGTTTGTCCATGAAGCAAGCTAGAAGGAAAGTTATTTTTGATGCCGAT ATAAGAGAAATGACAACATGTATTCATTCTCCAGAATCCTTGAATCTCAAAAGATCCAGATCAG GGAGACTACTTTTACCTACCCTAGATTTCTGGCGCAACCAAATTCCAGTTTATGATGAG AACCGTAATATCACTGGAGTTCAAGAAGAGCTGGGTGTAGTCGAACCATCTAGAG GGGTTGAATCTAAGACTCAGAAGAGCAAAAGAGAGTAA